TTTCTTCATAAACCTATTGACCAAAACATTTGAGTTTAATAATTGTACATGAACATATAGTTTGATACAAGATACAACTGACCTGGATGGTAGCCATGTCTCCTTCAAGACGAATAATTTCTCCTACAAGCTCAGAATAGCCAACTCGCACCAACTCGTACATAGCTGATCCAGACATCTTCTGGGCAGTAACGACTGAAATAACCCCAAATTGTTTAAAGAACATTTAGATCGCTGAAATCCCCAGAAATAAGATAATAACATCTCGGTTTGTAACACTCATCAACAAGAAATCCATCTAATTGGTTAAAattggagaaaacaaaatatgtcAAGATAACTATGAAACTCTTCTGTTACAGCAAGGCAAATTGCTACTACTGATTGTCAGTATTTTAGAGACATCTTAGCAAGCAATAAAGACATTCATAGATGAAAATGATCATACCAGGGCCGGAAACAGCATAAACGTATCCATAATTTGATtccttttcttcatcttcaagtTTGGGCAACTTCGACGCTCTATCCATAGCACCTGCCTACATAATAGTAAACGTTTAGATTTACATTCAATGTTGATCCTTCAAACgtacaaataaaacattttcctaCCATTTTGCAGAAGATTTATTTCAAGTGAGCTTTAAAACGAGGAAGCTGATGACAAGACGATGCTATACGAATGAATCGTACTTTGAAGCCTCTTTCACGGGATCACGGGTGTCAGAGTCAGCTGAGTGAGCAGTCACATGActttagagaaaaaagagagccgctctgaataagaaatttgacaCTACAATTTTTCAACGCCACCTAACGGATAGAATCATCTATTTCTGTCGTCGATTATAAACTATTTTGAGGGGTTGTGGACCAATGGTAcacattttaatatttaaaaaaaagaccgaattcaaatttttcacatATGAAAAATCTTTATTTACGGTCACAAACAGGATCTTTCATCTTTTGGCATTTCATCGTAAAATGTCGCCTTTCATCGTTAGGTGGCGTAAAATCTTGACATGACCATTCCTGTCCTATCTATTTTTCTCCGACTTAACCGCCCCAAACGAGTCAAGCGAAAAACTAGAAACCTGCttagatgaaaatgaaataagtattttgattgttatttatttcaccGTGTAACtatatattaaattttatttcttccttaaaatttttttatgttttactaagtttaagttaaaagaatttttaaacttaaaataagaTCGGGAATTTCTGTCTTAGCAGACgagctttgttttgtttgcggCTTTACTGAAACACCGAATCCCGTAAAAACGTGAAATTATTATGGAGTTAAACATGCTTACAGCATTCGGAAAGCAGTTTGTTCGTGGTATTTCAACTACAGCTTGCGCTTGTGGAAAACGCAACTTTAAGAAATTTCCTATCTACAACAAACGCGGAACGAGGGATTTTAAAGCAAAACAGGCAAAAAATCCTCATCCAGATGTCCCGATTCACAGTAGGCCCAAATCGTTAACTAAAGCATTTAATAAGACACAGTAGGTTTACAATTTATCATATCTTACAGCTTATGGAGTCAGACCCATTGGATACAAAAATGGGTCTGCTTTTGTggaaatcaaagaattgaTTCCCGAAATCATTGTTCCTGACTTGACTGGCTTCAAGGTAGAAATAGTTGCCATAAAGTAATTGATTTATCAAATTGATACATATTTTCCTGTTTCAGCTGAAGCCCTATGTATCATACCGTACGAGTGACATTGTGCAACCACCTCTAACTCCAGAAGAATTGTTTGGTGCAGTTTATGTGAAGAAAATAACTGAAGACTTTAAAGCGGGAAAGCTGGGACCAGACAACCAGTCTTTAGAACCCAGTGCTGCAGAGAGACTCACACctgaagaagcaaaagaaaaagtttcatcAATTAGAAGTGACATTGTATGAATAAATGtctttatttctcattaattttTCACTTGTGGATCAGTTTGAATACATAGAGCAACATAGATATCCAACCATATCTTTTTGATAGAGGGTGTTGACAACATTcatgttatataatatatgTGATATTATGGGAGAGGGTTCGTCGCTAACACATTTGATATAGGAAAGGACTTGTCGAAGGTTATTGCTTGACTAGGTTGTGACTTAGTTCATGTATCGTCAGTATAACAGCATTGCAATTCTTGGTAAAAAGGTGCATCGACACCACATTATCATCTCGCCATTATGAGTGTCTTTCATTGTTTCCATATCTTGGACGAATCGTATCTACCAGACAAATGATATAACTATGAATTGGGTAAGGGAAGATGATTCACACTTGAGATGCTGGAATAACAAAGgatagttctttttttttccctttacacAACTCTGGTTGCATAATGATGTGATTGTTCGCCtagttaattaaatttatgatTCGGGGAGAGGTACAGTGTACACAAAATCCTTCCTGGattttctgtttcccttttgctatgaatatatttattatttacggTGGCGTGGGGCTTAGATCGCAGGCCGCAAGGGATGACGGCAATCGGCACCATTCATCCAACTCGGAGGTGGTTTTCATCATCATAGCCGTCATTTTAGGATCATCCGGATCATGATCGGGAGAGACTTCCAAACTACCTTCGGCTTCGGCTATAGGATGACATTGAGCCGAAACGGGTGTGCCCAGTTGCACTGGCTGTTGCTGGGCTAATTTGTAGGAGACTTGGCGCAATACTGGTCTAGCCCGTTGCTGtgtctgctgttgctgctgcttatGAATCAGTTTTGATCCTTCGTCTCGACTGAACTGCAGACAAAGAGCCTTATGCTCCCGGTGAGTCTCTGAGAGCATGATTACACCACCTCCGCTAGACGACCCTTCCGGCGCAGTTGTTCGCCGTGGGCTGGCAGGCATTTGCACGGCTCCCGCTTGTTGACACATTAGTCCGTCCGATGCTCGCCGCCCTTCATGAAATAAAGCAGGGAGCTCTAGACCTTGAAgcctttgctgctgctgctgttcgtTGGGCTGTTGATGAGATTCAACCGCCAATCCATCCCCGATTAGAGTTTCAAAAGTAGAACCTGCGCTACCCATGGGAGATTGGCCCGATTCAGACCAATCCTCGACTCCTTCATCAACGGAATAGGTGTTGCTTTTGACTGTCTTGACTGAGATGGGTGGAGTTGATTCCATCAATGGTGAAAGCAGTGATCCCCCTACGGATCCTCGTTCCGAATCGACGCTGTCGCCACACGCCGAATCCCGAAGAGGTGGACTGTGCGTCCACAAGGGCGGGCGCCGGCTGGCACCAGCAACGGGTAGAACAGGCTGGTCCGGCGCCGTAGCTGTCGTCTCAACGATTGATCTTCTTTGTTTGGATTGGGATGACTGTGGTAGCTCTCCCGTCGCCGACAAGTGAATCCGCCGTTCCAGCAGCAGATAATAGATGGCGGCGTGGTGATCGTATCGTTGGTGAAGTACCGACTCTTTCGTTTTCACCGGATCGACGCCAAGGGATTGCATTAATCGCAAGATTTGTTCGTTGACGGCTTCGTCCGGTTCATTTCCGGTCGCACCTTCCATGATCACCGACTCCTCCTGAATGGCTGGAGCTTCTATTAGCATCCAGCGATGCCTTTTGACTTGCTGGAGACCACAGCGCTTGACAGGATCGACAACCAGCATTTTCCGGATAAGCGACTCACAATCTATACATTGAATAATTGAGTCATTATTGAATCATTCATGAAATTCATCGAGGGGACAATAATGGATGGCTCACCTGCTGAGAGGAAATAGGGAATGCGGAATCGACCAGACAGGACCCGATCGCGGAGCGCTTGTAAAGTGGCGCCGTCGAACGGCAAGGCTCCACAGACTAGAACATAAAGCACCACGCCCAAGCTCTGAATAATCCGGcaaagacaacaaaacaaacaaaaatcaattataaGTTGTAAGCTCGGAGTGGAAAAACTTAAAAGGATAAGAAGGCGGCGATCGATGTGGATGACAAATGTCATAAAAGCTCAATTGAGTGAACTACATACCCAGATGTCAACTTCGGGACCGGTGTATTTCTGACCGAGGAAGACTTCGGGAGCAGCGTAGGGAGGCGATCCGCACCAAGTGTCCAAATGATGTTCTGAAGACCAAAAATTGCTGAACCCAAAGTCGGCGATCTTGACATTACCCTGTGCGTCTAGCAACAAGTTCTCggcctttaaaaaataaataaatacaaaaagagaGATAGAAGAAATCTTCCCCACTCTAAACaattggaaaaaacaaacaaaagtaaaGTAGCGAATGACATACTTTTAAATCTCTGTGTACGATGCGCCGCTGGTGGCAATATTCAACAGCCGAAATGATCTGCCAGAATTTGCGTCGCGCCACGGTTTCCGACATTCGCCCTTGCCGCGCAATATATTCTATTGCACGAAATCACACCAAAAATAGAATCCAGTCAAGCCAAAAGTTCAACAAAGCGCCATCGATGATGACGTCCCTCAGAATATGACAACAGCTGCATTGACGTACGAAGGGGGAAtcatcaaaagagaaaagatccATCCGTCCGGGAGGAGAATCCGGCATCGCCCACGCATAAAATCTTTGGTCAATAGACATACACTCGAATAGGAGGGCGGATGACGTTGGTTGAAGCCCGTATACAGTTAGTCTGGGCTAGACATGTCGGTAGCGCTCTAACAAACACCCCACAAAAGACTGGCTGGTCATAACGTGATATAGTTAGTCTTTGACCTTTTCGTGGCCTTATTCGTAAGGGTGGGTTTTCCGACGGCGACGTCGTCATACTCTGGTACAATGACGTAAAACAACTTGAAGGGGGGCTGACCTTTATCTCCCGCCTACAGCTCTGCAGCCTAAGTTCAGACCCAACTAGTATTATGGTATGCAACGACTTTACCCTTATCAAATCCAGCACTCGAGTGTGGTGGCGGTCACGGATGGCAAACCCCGTTTCCAttggttttaaaaagtgaaaaaaaaaaaaggaataaaaagaatcgcAACTAGAATAAGTGGTCGGGGGAAGTGTCGAATAAGCCCAAAATGTTAAATGCCATGAGAtaagaaatagagagagaaaaagtcaaatcTATCTAGCTCTATTCTCAGCTCATGATCGAAGCGAAGGGGGCCTCGTTACTCTGCTAATGACGTCAAACGTCACGTGCTCACGTCCCAGCAGTCTCTCTTCAACGTGAACAACGTCCAAGAAACCCACTCTACACACATCCCTTTACACTAAGGCTCTGTTTGGTATTTTCATTTCGCCTCTTTTTGTGTGCGAGtctatttctaaaatttttcccCCCGTTTCATTACGAGAGGAACGCAGGCAGCTAAGAGTATAAGAAGCTAAAGCGGACAGACGGGAATTGGAGGAAAcactttcttttaaaaaacgccAAATGGAATACTGTAGACTGAGAGGGAAAGGTGCTGGCTACCATTCAGAAGTAAATGCAAAtggcaaataagaaaaacaacaaatagaaaacaatGTCTAAACCCTGGAAAAAAGGGCTGTCATGATCACTTTTGCCATTTTCATCTGCTGCCGCTGTTTGGCTCCACTTTCCATTGAACAGTTTGACGGTGCGGCTGATTAGATTTGCTATTTCTTATGAGGCTTTGACATTTCAAAGAGTTGTGTCAACAACAGCCATTATTCTCTATTGTGACGAATCTCCTGCATAATAATATGGCATGTCTTTGGCGTAGATTCTTATTCGATTCAGTCCGCATCTGCGGCGCACTCGTTGCGCCGGATGGTTATGTTTGTTTTCGAATCGAGGGAACGAGGGCTCGTTTATTTATGGATGTCTGGCACAGTGGAGTGGGAAGGACTCCATGTAGGAGGCATCCAACTCACGACAGGAGAATACGTTCGGATCGATGTCACCGAATACACACTCACCAGATCCTAGCGAGCTGGAGATTGGAGCGTCAAGCAAAAAAAGTTTCGCATCGTGATTTACAACTCCCGCCCCGGCGATTCAAGTCTCTCCCTCAGGTCGATCGAAATCAATTCATGAAAGATTCAGTCTTATAGTTCAAAGGCCGCTTTGAATCACTCTTCAAATCCATCATGGTGGATCCAGACTTTCTCTCTTTACTGGATTTTCTATACCGCGGCCTCTCCGCACCGCCGCCGTGCATCCAGCAATCTGGCTCAAATTCCGTTTCCTCGTTGCACAATATGTCAATATGAGATTACGACTGAGTCGACGGATGGATTCAGATTCGAGGAGGTCAAGAAGAATCAGGCACTGGGGACACAACACACGCCAGGGAGCTCTAAAACCGTCTCCAACAAAGTTTGACGTGTTCGTTTGACGTCATTCAAAAGTTCCGCTTTCAAAGGATTCCTCATCCATTCCTTGCTCCAAGTAGCGATGCGTATCACAACGTCAGAAATCCTGCGACGCTGTCCAATTAGAATAATCTCTTCCCCGTGCAGGACGAGGAAAAAACATGGGAGATTTGTCCGGTACGTATATGGGACGAGGGGACtcaactgttgttgtttcaatCGATGCTGTGTTCGTCAGGTCAGTTTAACTCGCGGGTCTCATATTTAAACGACGTCACTGCTGTACTTATTTAAGTGACAACctcaaaaagggggaaagagcacaggaaaagaaaaatgtccaaATTCGTCAAGTCAACAGATCAATAAGTGGGTTATCACGGTACTGGGTTATCCACTTTGGGGCGCCGTGTCCCTTTTAACAATCAGttccaaacagaaaattcGGGACAATCATGAGGAACGTTTGACGTCATTCGGCTACCACTGACGTGAGTGCCTtgacctttttctttgcttgttttttttttttcacacaaCAGAAATCTCCATAATAATGGGCAAATAAAGAATCGCACAAAAGGGGACAATCGAAGTCCCGTCAGTTCACCCGAACGCGGCAATAAATCAGTTTCCCAGAAATGTTATTAATCAAACTTTAGTCTGTCGGAGAATGGTTTTTCGCAAACGTCATCCACATCTATCGGACGGTGGCATTACATTCATTAATCATTAAAAGCAGATCAACTACTATA
This DNA window, taken from Daphnia pulex isolate KAP4 chromosome 2, ASM2113471v1, encodes the following:
- the LOC124210460 gene encoding 39S ribosomal protein L41, mitochondrial-like, producing MELNMLTAFGKQFVRGISTTACACGKRNFKKFPIYNKRGTRDFKAKQAKNPHPDVPIHTYGVRPIGYKNGSAFVEIKELIPEIIVPDLTGFKLKPYVSYRTSDIVQPPLTPEELFGAVYVKKITEDFKAGKLGPDNQSLEPSAAERLTPEEAKEKVSSIRSDIV
- the LOC124210458 gene encoding serine/threonine-protein kinase SIK2-like — translated: MVKMEQVGRCGSNGSDGGSATGNKTNHIRVGFYDIERTIGRGNFAVVKLAKHRITKTEVAIKIVDKSQLDESNLRKLYREVQILKMLRHDNIIRLYQVMETNDMLYLVSEYARQGEIFEYIARQGRMSETVARRKFWQIISAVEYCHQRRIVHRDLKAENLLLDAQGNVKIADFGFSNFWSSEHHLDTWCGSPPYAAPEVFLGQKYTGPEVDIWSLGVVLYVLVCGALPFDGATLQALRDRVLSGRFRIPYFLSADCESLIRKMLVVDPVKRCGLQQVKRHRWMLIEAPAIQEESVIMEGATGNEPDEAVNEQILRLMQSLGVDPVKTKESVLHQRYDHHAAIYYLLLERRIHLSATGELPQSSQSKQRRSIVETTATAPDQPVLPVAGASRRPPLWTHSPPLRDSACGDSVDSERGSVGGSLLSPLMESTPPISVKTVKSNTYSVDEGVEDWSESGQSPMGSAGSTFETLIGDGLAVESHQQPNEQQQQQRLQGLELPALFHEGRRASDGLMCQQAGAVQMPASPRRTTAPEGSSSGGGVIMLSETHREHKALCLQFSRDEGSKLIHKQQQQQTQQRARPVLRQVSYKLAQQQPVQLGTPVSAQCHPIAEAEGSLEVSPDHDPDDPKMTAMMMKTTSELDEWCRLPSSLAACDLSPTPP